From Hyphomicrobiales bacterium:
CGCCGCGAGCATTGCGAGGCCGACAGGCCGACCTTTTCGGCAAGCTCCTGATTGGTCAGCCGGCCATCTTCCTCCAGCGCGGCAAGCAGCCGGACGTCGAAGCCGTCGATATCGATCATCTTGCGCATGGCAAACCTCTCCAGCCGGAATTCCGTGCGAACACGGCCGGAGAATGTGCGCCTTTGCACGCACATTGCAAGTTTCATGCGCGAAAATACTCAAATCAGACCGCTCCGCGCCGATCCCGTGCGTGGATGAGGTCATTTCACCCCCGCCGGAGCGGACGGCCCGGCGGACCAAAACCGGCAATATCGAGGAGGTACGACACTATGGGTCCATTCCCGCACAACGCCCCGCCGACCGTAGTCAGCGACAGCAACCCGATGGGCACCGACGGCTTCGAGTTCATCGAATACGCCCACCCCGAACCGGCAAAACTCGCCGACCTGTTCGCCCGTCTCGGCTTCGCGCAGGTCGCCCGCCATCGCTCCAAAAACGTGACGCTGTGGCGCCAGGGCGACATCAACTACGTGCTCAATGCCGAACCGGATTCGTTTGCGGCCCGCTTTGCCGAACAGCACGGACCGTGCATCTGCGCCATGGGCTTTCGCGTCGTCGACGCCGCCCACGCCATGAAACGCGCCGTCTCACTCGGCGCCACCGCGCGTTCCGGCCCGGTCGGCCCGATGGAGCTCGCAATTCCCGCGATCGAGGGCATCGGCGGATCGTTGCTCTATTTCGTCGACCGCTACGGTGACAAGGGCTCGATCTGGGACGTCGATTTCGTCTGGACGGGCGAACAGAACCCCGCCCCCGCCGGCGCCGGTTTCACCTATATCGACCACCTCACCCACAATGTTCACCGCGGCAACATGGATGTCTGGGCCGGTTGGTACGAGAAGCTGTTCAATTTCCGCGAGCTGCGCTTCTTCGACATCGAGGGCAAGCTGACCGGCCTCAAGTCGCGCGCGATGACGAGCCCCTGCGGCAAGATCCGCATCCCGATCAACGAGTCGACCGACGACAAGAGCCAGATCGAGGAGTACCTCAGCGAGTATCGCGGCGAAGGCATCCAGCACGTCGCGCTCGGTACCGGCGACATCTACGCCGCCACCGAACAACTCGCCGCTTCCGGCATCGCCTTCATGCCGCCGCCGCCCGCCACCTACTACGACGCCGTCGAGGCACGCCTGCCCGGCCACGGCGAACCGCTCGACGGACTGAAGCAACACGGCATCCTGATCGACGGTACCGGCGCGACCGCCGACGGACCGGCGCATTTGCTGCTGCAGATATTCTCGGCGACGCTAATTGGACCGATCTTTTTCGAGTTCATCCAGCGCAAGGGCGACGACGGTTTCGGCGAGGGCAACTTCCGTGCCTTGTTCGAATCGATCGAGGAAGACCAGATCCGCCGCGGCGTGCTGGCACCGGACGCGGCCTAAGGAGGTCCAAGCCCACCACAGATTGGCCTGCAAATTCGCCGAATCGCGTCAAACGCGTGCTTTAAACGTCGGAGATCAGACGCGGGAGTGTGGATTTTCCGGCATGACCGGTTTTAACAAAAGCCAATCAGGCAATTGTTTTTACAGCGAAAATGCAGGGTTATTGGAGTTGGATAAAAAACACGCACGAGTCGCAGCCGCGCATTAACGCCCTGTAAAGGTGAGGGGCGCCTAATGGCGGCATAAAAACAGTCTGACTACCTTCTTGTGCGGCGCCCTCACATCCCCCCGGCGCCGCATTTTTTTTCGCGCAGCACCGATGCTTCGGCAATCCGAACGTCCGAAAAGACCATAATCCGCGCGCAGGAAAAATAGCCACTCCTGAAAAATCAGGGGTTCCGACCATTTCCACCAACCCGAGTCAGCCGAACAGGATCAGCCCCGAGTTGAAGATGGCCCAGGCCGACACGGCGCCAAAGGCGGCAAACAGGATCAGCGACCAGACGACGAAGCGGCGCATCATGCCCGGCAATATCGCGGCCAGGCTCGCCACCTTGCGGAACGGGCTGAGAATTCCGCTCGCCAGCGCCAGTGCCGTTCCGCCGAACAACGGGATGTAGAGCGCGTAGCCGAAATAATTGTATTCGGCCTTCAACAGGCAGAACGGGCAATGGTGATGAGGATGCTCGTAGACATAGAGCGAGATCGCCGACACCACAGCCGTCAGGCCGAGCATGAACAACGCCGCTCCGGAAAGCGCAAACAGAGTCGCACCACGGCCGGTTTTCAGGAACAGCGCGGCAAGCGCGAAGGTGACCACATAGCCGGCACCGAGCAGCCACAGCGACTGAGCGGCATCCATCCCCGCCATCTGGGCGGCGATGCCATCGACCTTCGGCGTGAACACCTTCGAGCAGCACGAGGTGATGACGTCGCCCTGCAGATTGTAGAAATAAAGGAACTGCACCACGGCGGCCGCCACGACGAGCGGCGCGATTCCGACCAGCAGCCCGTATTTGAAGCGGATCAGCGGGTAGTCCTTGCCCTGGCTATCGGCGAAATTGACCATGAGCCAGACGACGGCGGCAAAGAACACGCCGATCTTCAGATAGAGCGCCGGGAAGCCGTAGGGGTCGACATTGAGCGTGCCGACCGCGCACATCGCGCCGACGAACATCACCGCCATCCGGTCGGCGTTGAACACGAACAGGAACAGCGACACCAGCTCGACCGCCATAACGAAGGTGATCAGCGTCGAGACGAGATAGGTCTTGCGTTCCAGCTCGAGCTGTTTCTGGCTGCCGCTCGTAATGTCCCAGCTGCGCACGACGCGCACGCCGAACAGCGACGCCCACACCACCATCGCCGTGGTCAGCACGGAAGCGAGGATCAGCGCCAGGATCGGCGGATGAAAGATCATGCGAAGTCTCCCGCGATGCGCCCGTCTTTCATCGCCACCACCTCGTCGACGATGTCGGCCTCCCAGATGCGCGGATCGTGACTGGTCATCAGCACCGTCTTGCCGCGCTGGCGCAGATCCTTGACGATGTCGAGGAAGCGCAACGCCAGCTCGGTGTCGAGATTGGCGGTCGGCTCGTCGGCGATGATGATCTGCGGATCGTTGATCAGCGCGCGCGCGATCGCCGCCCGCTGCGCTTCGCCGCCCGACAGCAGCTCCACCGGCACGTCGGCCTTGTCGGCAAGGTCGAGATCGGCAAGTTGCCCGCGTGCCCGCTCGATGAGTTCATCGCGCGCCGGCGCCAGCGGATAGGCCGGCAGCATGACGTTGTCGAGCGTGGTCAGCCCGCGCACCAGATTGAAGCGCTGGAACACGAAGCCGAAGGTGGTGCGGCGGATCTCGGTGAGAAACTTCTCCGGCAGGTTGGAGATGAGCTCGCCATTCAGCGACACACGTCCGCTGGTCGGCCGCGCCAGGCAGCCGATGAGCGTCATCAGCGTCGTCTTGCCCGAGCCGCTCGGCCCCTTGAACACGGTGACGGCGTCATCGCGCACGGTCAGTGTGATGTTGTCGAGCGCGGTCAACGCGTTCGGGCGGCCTTCGTTGTAGATCTTGCTGACGTCGTTGAGAATAATCATCGCGCGCTCACCGCATGACCTGATCGGGATCGGTGATCGCCGTGCGCCAGATCGGCACAAGCGTCGCCGCCGTGTAGGGGACAACCGAGAAGAAGGCGAGAATGGCTATCTGCAGCCCGTCGACATGCGGCGCCAGCGAGAACTCGGGATAGAGCACCGACCAGCCCTTCAGCACCGGTTCGAACAACAGACCGGAGAACACGAAGATATGGACGAAGGCGAGCCCGTAACCGATCAGGAACGCGGTGAGCGACACCAGCGCCCCCTCCCAGAACTTCATGGCGATAACGTCGCCGGTTTCCCAGCCGACCGCCTTCAGGACACCGATCTCGCGCTGTTCCTCGGCACTCAGGCCGGATGCCTTTTCGGCAGCAAAAATGACGAAGGCAAGCGCCGCGCCGACGAGCAGAACGAGCAACAGTCCCTCACGCCAGTCGAAGATCGACTGATAGGTGCGCAGAACCGCGTCGCGCGTAACAAAACGAACGTCCGGTAGCGCCTTGGCGGCCTTCTCGATGACCGTCGAGACTTCCTTTGCGTTACGCACCGTCATCGCGATGTCGGTGTAGACGCCCGGCGGCGTGTTGAAGAAATCGCGGTAGTCGGCCTCGTTCATGACGACGAGGTCGGCACTGACCAGAGCCGATTCCAACGGCAGGACCTCGCGCACGATCAGCTTGATGAGCTTGCCGTGCACATTGATCAGGAACAGCGGCTTGCCGGCTTCGACGTCGCGGCTCTTGGCGACAGCCTCGCCGACCAGCGCCTCCCCCGCCTCGATTGCCGGCAGATCGCTCGATTTCGGCGGCACCATTACGGTGTAGTTGGCGCCGTTCGCGCGGTCGTAGAAATAGCCCCACAGCCGCCCTTCGACCTGGCGCACGCCGCGAATGCTCTTCAACTGATCCACATAAATGCCGGGGACCATATCGTGCCGGCCCATGGTCACCTTCTGCACCGTCACTTCCGGTGCATCGGCAAGAATGAAGCCGGCTTCGCGCCGAAGCGCCTGACCGAACAGCAGCACCGAGGCGATCATGAACACGATCAGCGTGTAGACCACGATGAGGCCGACATTCTTCGTCTTGCGGCGCGCCAGCGCGGCCAGCATGAAATCGATCAGATAACGCTGTCGATCGATCCAGTGTTTCATTGCGACGCCTCCGGCGGCGTGGTGGTGAGGATGCCCGACGCGGCGACGTCGGGCACCGGCATGACCGTTCCGGCAGGGAAATGCTCAAGCGAGAACGGATGGTCCTGGAAGGCCGAATGCAGATCGGCCTGCGTCGGATGGCGGGTATAGCGGGCTTCGGTGAAAAGCGCGATATCGGTCAGGCCGAGCGAACGGGCAAGGCCGCGCGCACCCGACAGCGCCTCCTTGGAGGCAGCGTCCGTTGCAAGCGACCAGACCAGTGTCGCGGCAAGGAACACGAGCCCCGCCGCGATGCCGGTCAACACGATCGTCGAGCGCCGTGGCGCCGTCCGTTGCTGGCTCATTCGAACTTTCCGTTGTCGAGCCCGACAAGCATCGGCATCGCGACCTCATCGTAGGAAAGCAGGCGTTTGCCGGCGTGGTCGGCGAAATACTCCTCGGCCTCTTCCTTCGTGGCGTGCGGAATGAGTTCATGCCCCATGGGACCAAGCACGTCGGAGCCGATCACGTAGAACGCCGCCTTGGCATCGATCCGCTCGACGCCGTAATAGTCCGTCACGCCCATGCCGGCGATCTGGTCGGCAGTGCGCCCGCGCGCATATTTCGGCATGTCGTGGAGATATTTGAAGAAGTCCTTGGCGCCGTCGAAATGGTCAGCGTGGCCGTCCTTGAACAGAACCGTCGCTATCCATTCGGGATATTTGGCGACGAACATGCCGCAGACCGGGCAGATGTCATCGGGGCCCGGCGGCGGCAAATCAACCTTCGCCGCGCGTTCGGCCTTCGCGCTTGTCGCGGAAAAGCCGCTGAACCCGGCACCCGCCAGAACCGTCAGCGCGGCAAGAAAACTGCGCCGGGAGAGAGATCCGGCTCCGTTGGCACCGCGACGGGAGAAGCGGAGATGGTGATGGCACATCGCTGAACCTCGTTTATCCGGTAGAAATCAAGAAAATGAGCGGAACCCGAAGGTCCCGCTCACAAGGGGCACAAAACCCTTATTGCTGCATCATTTTTTTGCGTTTTTCGGCGCGGCGCTTGCGGATGGCAAGCGTGTCCTTGGCCATGTCGAGATAGGCAAGCTGCAACGCTTCCTCAAAGCCCGCGACCTTGGCGCCCGCGGACCCGGCCGCCGCCGCATCCGCCTTCGCCTTGTCCGCATAGACCCACTTCGACACCTTCGTCATCGTCCCCATCTTGTTCGGGTCGATCACATAGGACGCCTTGTCGACGTCAACCAACGGCTTGATCTCGGCATCCGAGCCGGCATCGCCCGCATAGATCGTCTTCGGACCACGGTCCATGTTCAGCGACAGGCTGATCGCCGCGCAGTGCAGCGAGCACGTGCCGTCGACCGCGTCGTCTTCATAGACAACCAGATGCCGCGTCGTGTGCCACATCTTGCGCGCCATGCCGCAATACGGACAGCGCGGATACTTCTCGAACTCGTTCTCGAGCGGCGCGGTGTCCTTCGGCAGCTTGTTCACCAGACCGTGCTTGTCGGTCCATTCCCACGGCATCATCATCTTCTTTTCGGCGTGGGCTGCAGTCGCGGCAAAGGTTCCGGCCAGCGCGCCAAGCGAAGCGGTTTTCAGCAAATCTCTGCGATTCATGATTTTCATACGTCTTTGCGACGTCTCCCGAAGAAACAGGAAAAAGGGGGGGAATACAGGAGAAAAAGCCCGTTCCGCGCCGACGCGCAACCGAGCCGGGACACAATGGCCCGCATGCGGCGCCCGGCGCGAAAACTCAGGCTGTCACAAAAGACGGAGGACCGCGCGTCCGGCCGTAACGCAGAGCAAGCTCGCGTTCGGCAACCAGATCCCAGCCAGGAAGCTCGATTTCAACCGCATAGTCGGGCGCCGGCGGGGCGTCCGGCACGTCATCGGCCGCGGTGAAGCCTCCCATCGCCGCACTGGCACATACGGCGCAGGCAGGGGTGGAGCTGGTGTTACCGCCGCGCTTGGCAGGGTCGTCGC
This genomic window contains:
- the hppD gene encoding 4-hydroxyphenylpyruvate dioxygenase, coding for MGPFPHNAPPTVVSDSNPMGTDGFEFIEYAHPEPAKLADLFARLGFAQVARHRSKNVTLWRQGDINYVLNAEPDSFAARFAEQHGPCICAMGFRVVDAAHAMKRAVSLGATARSGPVGPMELAIPAIEGIGGSLLYFVDRYGDKGSIWDVDFVWTGEQNPAPAGAGFTYIDHLTHNVHRGNMDVWAGWYEKLFNFRELRFFDIEGKLTGLKSRAMTSPCGKIRIPINESTDDKSQIEEYLSEYRGEGIQHVALGTGDIYAATEQLAASGIAFMPPPPATYYDAVEARLPGHGEPLDGLKQHGILIDGTGATADGPAHLLLQIFSATLIGPIFFEFIQRKGDDGFGEGNFRALFESIEEDQIRRGVLAPDAA
- a CDS encoding ABC transporter ATP-binding protein; its protein translation is MIILNDVSKIYNEGRPNALTALDNITLTVRDDAVTVFKGPSGSGKTTLMTLIGCLARPTSGRVSLNGELISNLPEKFLTEIRRTTFGFVFQRFNLVRGLTTLDNVMLPAYPLAPARDELIERARGQLADLDLADKADVPVELLSGGEAQRAAIARALINDPQIIIADEPTANLDTELALRFLDIVKDLRQRGKTVLMTSHDPRIWEADIVDEVVAMKDGRIAGDFA
- a CDS encoding ABC transporter permease; amino-acid sequence: MKHWIDRQRYLIDFMLAALARRKTKNVGLIVVYTLIVFMIASVLLFGQALRREAGFILADAPEVTVQKVTMGRHDMVPGIYVDQLKSIRGVRQVEGRLWGYFYDRANGANYTVMVPPKSSDLPAIEAGEALVGEAVAKSRDVEAGKPLFLINVHGKLIKLIVREVLPLESALVSADLVVMNEADYRDFFNTPPGVYTDIAMTVRNAKEVSTVIEKAAKALPDVRFVTRDAVLRTYQSIFDWREGLLLVLLVGAALAFVIFAAEKASGLSAEEQREIGVLKAVGWETGDVIAMKFWEGALVSLTAFLIGYGLAFVHIFVFSGLLFEPVLKGWSVLYPEFSLAPHVDGLQIAILAFFSVVPYTAATLVPIWRTAITDPDQVMR
- a CDS encoding nitrous oxide reductase accessory protein NosL, giving the protein MCHHHLRFSRRGANGAGSLSRRSFLAALTVLAGAGFSGFSATSAKAERAAKVDLPPPGPDDICPVCGMFVAKYPEWIATVLFKDGHADHFDGAKDFFKYLHDMPKYARGRTADQIAGMGVTDYYGVERIDAKAAFYVIGSDVLGPMGHELIPHATKEEAEEYFADHAGKRLLSYDEVAMPMLVGLDNGKFE
- a CDS encoding twin-arginine translocation pathway signal protein translates to MNRRDLLKTASLGALAGTFAATAAHAEKKMMMPWEWTDKHGLVNKLPKDTAPLENEFEKYPRCPYCGMARKMWHTTRHLVVYEDDAVDGTCSLHCAAISLSLNMDRGPKTIYAGDAGSDAEIKPLVDVDKASYVIDPNKMGTMTKVSKWVYADKAKADAAAAGSAGAKVAGFEEALQLAYLDMAKDTLAIRKRRAEKRKKMMQQ